The following proteins are encoded in a genomic region of Camelus ferus isolate YT-003-E chromosome 8, BCGSAC_Cfer_1.0, whole genome shotgun sequence:
- the PNISR gene encoding arginine/serine-rich protein PNISR isoform X1 yields MWDQGGQPWQQWPLNQQQWMQSFQHQQDPSQIDWAALAQAWIAQREASGQQSMVEQPPGMMPNGQDMSTMESGPNNHGNFQGDSNFNRMWQPEWGMHQQPPHPPPDQPWMPPTPGPMDIVPPSEDSNSQDSGEFAPDNRHIFNQNNHNFGGPPDNFAVGPVNQFDYQHGAAFGPPQGGFHPPYWQPGPPGPPAPPQNRRERPSSFRDRQRSPIALPVKQEPPQIDAVKRRTLPAWIREGLEKMEREKQKKLEKERMEQQRSQLSKKEKKATEDSEGGDGPRLPQRSKFDSDEEDEDTENVEAASSGKVTRSPSPVPQEEQSEPEMTEEEKEYQMMLLTKMLLTEILLDVTDEEIYYVAKDAHRKATKAPAKQLAQSSALASLTGLGGLGGYGSGDSEDERSDRGSESSDTDDEELRHRIRQKQEAFWRKEKELQLLHDKQMEEEKQQTERVTKEMNEFIHKEQNSLSLLEAREADGDVVSEKKRTPNETTSALEPKKEHKEKEKQGRSRSGSSSSGSSSSNSRTSSTSSTVSSSSYSSSSGSSRTSSRSSSPKRKKRHSRSRSPTIKARRSRSRSYSRRIKIESNRARIKIRDRRRSNRNSIERERRRNRSPSRERRRSRSRSRDRRTNRSSRSRSRDRRKIDDQRGNLSGSSHKHKGEAKEQERKKERSRSIDKDRKKKDKEREREQDKRKEKQKREDKDFKFSSQDDRLKRKRESERTFSRSGSISVKIIRHDSRQDSKKSTTKDSKKHSGSDSSGRSSSESPGSSKEKKAKKPKHSRSRSMEKSQRSGKKASRKHKSKSRSRSTTPPRRKR; encoded by the exons ATGTGGGATCAAGGAGGACAGCCTTGGCAGCAATGGCCCTTGAACCAACAACAGTGGATGCAGTCATTCCAGCATCAGCAGGATCCAA GCCAGATTGACTGGGCTGCATTGGCTCAAGCTTGGATTGCCCAAAGAGAAGCTTCAGGACAGCAAAGCATGGTAGAACAACCGCCAGGAATGATGCCAAATGGACAAGATATGTCTACAATGGAATCTGGTCCAAACAATCATGGGAATTTTCAAGGGGATTCAAACTTTAACAGAATGTGGCAAccag AATGGGGAATGCATCAGCAACCCCCACACCCCCCTCCAGATCAGCCATGGATGCCACCAACACCAGGCCCAATGGACATTGTTCCTCCTTCCGAAGACAGCAACAGTCAGGACAGTGGGGAATTTGCCCCTGACAACAGGCATATATTTAACCAGAACAATCACAACTTTGGTGGACCACCCGATAATTTTGCAGTGGGGCCAGTGAACCAGTTTGACTATCAG CATGGGGCTGCTTTTGGTCCACCGCAAGGTGGATTTCATCCTCCTTATTGGCAACCAGGACCTCCAGGACCTCCGGCACCTCCCCAGAATCGAAGAGAAAGGCCATCATCATTCAGGGATCGACAGCGTTCACCTATTGCACTTCCTGTGAAGCAGGAGCCTCCACAAATTG ATGCAGTAAAACGCAGGACTCTTCCAGCTTGGATTCGAGAAGGTCTTGAGAAAATGGAACgtgaaaagcagaagaaattggagaaagaaagaatggaacaGCAGCGTTCACAAttgtccaaaaaagaaaagaaggccaCAGAAGATTCTGAAGGAGGAGATGGCCCTCGTTTACCTCAGAGAAGTAAATTT GATAGCGATGAAGAAGATGAAGACACTGAAAATGTTGAGGCTGCAAGCAGTGGAAAAGTCACCAGAAGTCCATCTCCAGTTCCTCAAGAAGAGCAAAGTGAACCAGAGATgactgaagaagagaaagagtatcaaatg aTGTTGCTGACAAAAATGCTTCTAACTGAAATTTTACTGGatgtcacagatgaagaaatttatTATGTAGCCAAAGATGCACACCGGAAAGCAACGAAAG CTCCTGCAAAACAGCTGGCACAGTCCAGTGCACTGGCTTCCCTCACTGGACTCG GTGGACTGGGTGGTTACGGATCAGGAGACAGTGAAGATGAGAGGAGCGACAGAGGCTCCGAGTCATCTGACACTGATGATGAGGAATTACGGCACCGAATCCGGCAAAAACAGGAAGctttttggagaaaagaaaaagaactgcagCTGTTACATGATAAACAGATGGAAG aagaaaagcaacaaacaGAAAGGGTTACAAAAGAGATGAATGAATTTATTCATAAAGAGCAAAATAGTTTGTCACTACTAGAAGCAAGAGAAGCAGACGGTGATGTGgttagtgaaaagaaaagaactccAAATGAAACTACGTCAGCTTTAGAACCCAAAAAAGagcataaagaaaaagagaaacaaggaagGAGTAGATCAGGAAGTTCTAGTAGTGGTAGTTCCAGTAGCAATAGCAGAACTAGTAGTACTAGTAGTACTGTCTCTAGCTCTTCGTACAGTTCTAGCTCAGGTAGTAGTCGCACTTCTTCTCGATCTTCTTctcctaaaaggaaaaagagacataGTAGGAGTAGATCTCCAACAATTAAAGCTAGACGTAGTAGAAGTAGAAGTTACTCTCGCAGGATTAAAATAGAGAGCAATAGGGCTAGAATAAAGATTAGAGATAGGAGGAGATCTAATAGAAATAGCATTGAAAGAGAAAGACGAAGAAATCGAAGTCCTTCCCGAGAGAGACGTAGAAGTAGAAGTCGCTCGAGGGATAGGCGAACCAATCGGTCCAGTCGCAGTAGGAGTCGAGATAGGCGTAAAATTGATGATCAGCGTGGAAATCTTAGTGGGAGCAGTCATAAGCATAAAGGTGAGGCTaaagaacaagagagaaaaaaggagaggagtCGAAGTATAgacaaagacaggaaaaagaaagacaaagaaagggagCGTGAACaggataaaaggaaagagaaacaaaaacggGAAGACAAAGATTTTAAGTTCAGTAGTCAGGATGATAGGTTAAAAAGGAAACGAGAAAGTGAAAGAACATTCTCAAGGAGTGGTTCTATATCTGTTAAAATCATAAGACATGATTCTAGACAGGATAGTAAGAAAAGTACTACCAAAGATAGTAAAAAACATTCAGGCTCTGATTCTAGTGGAAGGAGCAGTTCTGAATCTCCAGGAAGTAGCAAAGAAAAGAAGGCTAAGAAGCCTAAACATAGTCGATCGCGATCCATGGAGAAATCTCAAAGGTCTGGTAAGAAGGCAAGCCGCAAACACAAGTCTAAGTCCCGATCAAG atcaacAACCCCTCCCCGTCGTAAACGCTGA
- the PNISR gene encoding arginine/serine-rich protein PNISR isoform X2 — protein sequence MWDQGGQPWQQWPLNQQQWMQSFQHQQDPSQIDWAALAQAWIAQREASGQQSMVEQPPGMMPNGQDMSTMESGPNNHGNFQGDSNFNRMWQPEWGMHQQPPHPPPDQPWMPPTPGPMDIVPPSEDSNSQDSGEFAPDNRHIFNQNNHNFGGPPDNFAVGPVNQFDYQDLQDLRHLPRIEEKGHHHSGIDSVHLLHFL from the exons ATGTGGGATCAAGGAGGACAGCCTTGGCAGCAATGGCCCTTGAACCAACAACAGTGGATGCAGTCATTCCAGCATCAGCAGGATCCAA GCCAGATTGACTGGGCTGCATTGGCTCAAGCTTGGATTGCCCAAAGAGAAGCTTCAGGACAGCAAAGCATGGTAGAACAACCGCCAGGAATGATGCCAAATGGACAAGATATGTCTACAATGGAATCTGGTCCAAACAATCATGGGAATTTTCAAGGGGATTCAAACTTTAACAGAATGTGGCAAccag AATGGGGAATGCATCAGCAACCCCCACACCCCCCTCCAGATCAGCCATGGATGCCACCAACACCAGGCCCAATGGACATTGTTCCTCCTTCCGAAGACAGCAACAGTCAGGACAGTGGGGAATTTGCCCCTGACAACAGGCATATATTTAACCAGAACAATCACAACTTTGGTGGACCACCCGATAATTTTGCAGTGGGGCCAGTGAACCAGTTTGACTATCAG GACCTCCAGGACCTCCGGCACCTCCCCAGAATCGAAGAGAAAGGCCATCATCATTCAGGGATCGACAGCGTTCACCTATTGCACTTCCTGTGA
- the PNISR gene encoding arginine/serine-rich protein PNISR isoform X3, whose translation MWDQGGQPWQQWPLNQQQWMQSFQHQQDPSQIDWAALAQAWIAQREASGQQSMVEQPPGMMPNGQDMSTMESGPNNHGNFQGDSNFNRMWQPG comes from the exons ATGTGGGATCAAGGAGGACAGCCTTGGCAGCAATGGCCCTTGAACCAACAACAGTGGATGCAGTCATTCCAGCATCAGCAGGATCCAA GCCAGATTGACTGGGCTGCATTGGCTCAAGCTTGGATTGCCCAAAGAGAAGCTTCAGGACAGCAAAGCATGGTAGAACAACCGCCAGGAATGATGCCAAATGGACAAGATATGTCTACAATGGAATCTGGTCCAAACAATCATGGGAATTTTCAAGGGGATTCAAACTTTAACAGAATGTGGCAAccag GCTGA